The following are encoded in a window of Oncorhynchus mykiss isolate Arlee chromosome Y, USDA_OmykA_1.1, whole genome shotgun sequence genomic DNA:
- the LOC110509868 gene encoding protein turtle homolog A, translating to MGPKRGYFVDVTMVTALCLLCVSHGQKPEVRAKEGGVVEMECRLPATDTGASVSLHVVEWVRQGFEIPVLIKFGVYAPRVHPNYEGRVSLVRNTVLRVKGLLMEDQGLYECRILLLDQTTDETHNGTWTLLSVTAPPIFTKTPPPVLEALVGNSLSLACVARGNPPPTITWAKDGTLIGGDKVELLSGTLSLRAVSTEAGGRYECLATNTEGNVTHVTKLKVKGPPVIVIPPNNMALNMTQNALLRCQAVADPPNMTYVWQRQGENVHHIEPLKSRVKIMVDGTLLITRITPDDSGNYTCMPTNGLLTPPTASASLTVRHPAQALLMPQQTYLPTDLGGLVSCPVRAQPLLLRVDWTKDGQPLDLAMYPGWTLTSEGSVFMAAVNDDATGVYKCTPYNSFGTMGQSGPTTVILQDPPSLNVSPRKVYRQEVGRTLVIPCQTTGEPAPTVTWSKVAPATLSQYSVAANGSLLLLPLTKDHQGEWECSVTNRVGTVKASTLISALGTSPHAATLVSVFPGVKQANVSWEPGFDGGYPQKFTVWLKQMSVGDSGEKQEWLSVPVPSSSGSSLQVTGLVPDTEYQFSVLPHNKVGTGPFSEIATVRTLNTLPRRAKLEPPTSLLANQSLAGIVLQWSPVVQFPPITGFVLQSRAEQGEWFILDEDISANRTVMIVPGLRKDSVYELRLMSRRGVLLSEPSPSVNVSNMGMDMYPASSRLLEFVPKPLLAGVMGGVAFLCLALILVLGTVCIISHKRDQRRRKKRKDDLPPAICKSHLSTGSLATSPDSVLKQKLLQSHSHYPGSTSRSCSSSQSDHSSFDKPSRSEYHDQCQQLLSCPPPPPHYAPHHHLPRTGSSPNSPLEFIFRGADGLFMMQPYDQASVHISHNIRSLRKDFPQSTEVQLSVSPCVRREPPLVLSVDLPPCGGSNPNPTTMVRAMAKHLSLHGRFYLDGKKDSCAGHPGESSPYSDSNSDMYPQPSLEESKQGYLSLKRAVQPAIASTLMLQMEHERETGNLSRCLKLAREREELERKLRKYTLERNATLDGKSKRPGIDEESWRETEKCDPIWKPQESTSLQNHPHHCHPQANWGSSSMAKRPLSPSYIHWEASPLTSATSLVAALHTTSERTVTLHCDPAVTQCPSWSPVTQHHLRAKRAEGHSKRRVSHQPLERQKGKEAASFKTHTGLCDTTHMSTELKGDDSESHEWNSKSNQFHSNGRISHKSKPDVSVNKVHGVWKVALARSQPFEKPSQHTVLDLSDCIEMSVDEPEGSVDPPTNPIMLQSLLAEKDHRGPQTTKKDRRGHPLDRKKSPVPREEREKWHRRSPRGRSPTTIQPPRPVLRKALSLGCSQNGDDRHHQRSHSLDSRRQSQGNFLTPDARVDSRSHENCSSPFSFRPDTVFWEPEFTSAPETNHTEAPTAFPPPPPPPQDLQPPSKAPQQLYEAYKGNVHIPNVRKLVLKRQQPLPPTPPPVPSGPIHPPHNPCKKASIFPDASRWPITYQEALRSVQRMEARKNASLSRDHREHPRPSDCRGRATAPSLLRGYSWPAPLHTSQPSQEEEKQEEVVEEEEEGEERYGGHEMELEIGRYHRGVPDSGGSYSSYASQSSGRGSLEPPNGRMSIRLSPTLTSSPETIEEIQGNTEETHLQDMEALKGRKASVDKNYEWDSTNVSIQPGDQDLEGTSLFSSVSLLKSTPSMHHSRKGLKESVQFQGHHHETSRYSEPEPETVLF from the exons GCCGTGTGTCTCTGGTCAGGAACACTGTTCTGAGAGTGAAGGGGCTCCTCATGGAGGACCAGGGCCTGTACGAGTGTCGCATCCTCCTGTTGGACCAAACCACAGACGAGACCCACAATGGGACCTGGACCCTACTGTCTGTAACTG CTCCTCCTATTTTCACCAAGACCCCTCCCCCTGTCCTGGAGGCTCTAGTGGggaattctctctctctagcctgtgTTGCTCGTGGCAACCCACCACCCACCATAACCTGGGCTAAAGATGGTACTCTGATTGGAGGAGACAAAGTTGAG ctGCTGAGTGGGACGTTGTCTCTCAGAGCAGTGAGCACGGAGGCCGGAGGACGGTATGAATGTCTCGCCACCAACACAGAGGGCAATGTGACTCATGTTACAAAGCTGAAGGTCAAAG GTCCTCCAGTTATTGTTATCCCCCCGAATAACATGGCCCTCAACATGACCCAGAATGCCCTGCTGCGGTGCCAGGCCGTGGCTGATCCCCCCAACATGACCTATGTGTggcagaggcagggagagaaCGTCCATCACATAGA GCCTCTAAAATCCCGGGTGAAGATCATGGTGGACGGCACCCTCCTCATCACCCGCATCACCCCAGACGATTCTGGGAACTATACCTGCATGCCCACCAATGGCCTGTTAACTCCGCCAACTGCTTCCGCCAGTCTCACTGTGAGAC ACCCTGCCCAGGCTCTCCTGATGCCTCAGCAGACGTATCTCCCCACAGACCTGGGGGGTCTGGTCTCCTGCCCTGTGAGAGCCCAGCCCCTCCTGCTCCGTGTTGATTGGACCAAGGATGGACAGCCACTGGATTTGGCCATG TACCCAGGATGGACGCTGACGTCTGAAGGCTCGGTGTTCATGGCAGCTGTCAATGATGATGCAACAGGCGTGTACAAGTGCACCCCCTACAACAGCTTCGGGACCATGGGCCAATCAGGGCCCACGACAGTCATCCTACAG GACCCCCCGTCACTCAACGTGTCTCCCCGAAAGGTGTATCGACAGGAGGTGGGGAGGACGCTTGTTATCCCCTGCCAGACCACTGGAGAGCCAGCCCCTACTGTAACCTGGAGCAAG GTTGCACCTGCCACACTCTCTCAGTACTCTGTAGCAGCCAACGGCTCCCTGCTGCTGCTTCCTCTCACTAAAGACCACCAAGGGGAGTGGGAGTGCAGTGTTACCAACCGCGTGGGAACTGTCAAAGCCAGCACTCTCATCTCAGCGCTGG gcACCAGTCCCCATGCTGCCACATTGGTGTCTGTGTTTCCAGGGGTCAAGCAGGCCAATGTGTCCTGGGAACCAGGCTTTGATGGGGGATACCCCCAGAAATTCACTGTCTG GTTGAAGCAGATGTCTGTGGGTGACAGTGGGGAGAAACAGGAGTGGCTCTCTGTGCCCGTGCCCTCCTCCTCTGGCTCCAGTCTGCAGGTGACGGGGCTGGTCCCTGACACAGAGTACCAGTTCAGTGTCCTGCCACACAACAAAGTGGGCACTGGGCCTTTCAGTGAGATCGCCACCGTCCGAACTCTGA ATACACTCCCAAGGAGAGCGAAACTAGAACCGCCCACATCGCTCTTAGCCAATCAGAGCTTGGCAGGTATAGTCCTGCAATGGTCTCCTGTGGTTCAGTTCCCGCCCATCACTGGATTTGTCCTCCAATCTCGCGCAGAGCAAGGGGAGTGGTTCATTCTAGATGAGGACATCAGTGCCAATAGAACTGTGATGATCGTTCCAGGTCTGCGCAAG gactCTGTGTACGAGCTGCGGCTGATGTCCCGGCGAGGGGTGTTGCTGAGCGAGCCCAGTCCATCAGTTAACGTCTCCAACATGG GGATGGATATGTACCCTGCCAGTTCCCGCCTCCTGGAGTTTGTACCCAAGCCGTTATTGGCTGGAGTGATGGGAGGCGTTGCCTTCCTGTGTTTGGCcctcatcctggtcctggggacagTGTGTATCATCAGTCACAAGAGGGACCAGCGACGCAGGAAGAAGAGGAAAGATG ATCTCCCTCCTGCCATCTGTAAAAGCCATCTCTCAAC cGGGTCACTTGCTACCAGTCCAGACAGTGTGCTGAAGCAGAAACTCCTCCAGTCCCACTCCCACTATCCTGGCTCCACCTCccgctcctgctcctcctcccagtCGGACCACTCCTCTTTCGACAAACCCAGCCGCAGTGAATACCATGACCAGTGCCAGCAGCTGCTCTCATGCCCCCCACCACCTCCTCACTacgccccccaccaccacctccccagGACAGGCTCTTCTCCAAATTCCCCTCTAGAGTTCATCTTCAGAGGCGCTGACGGTCTCTTCATGATGCAGCCCTATGACCAGGCCTCTGTCCACATTTCCCACAACATAAGATCCCTGAGGAAAGACTTCCCACAATCCACTGAGGTCCAGCTGTCAGTGTCCCCCTGTGTGAGGAGGGAGCCGCCATTGGTCCTCTCAGTGGACCTTCCCCCCTGTGGTGGATCTAACCCCAACCCCACGACCATGGTCCGGGCCATGGCCAAACACCTTTCCCTCCATGGACGATTCTACCTGGATGGGAAGAAAGACAGTTGTGCTGGACATCCAGGCGAGAGTAGTCCCTACTCGGACAGTAACTCAGACATGTACCCTCAGCCAAGCCTGGAGGAGAGCAAACAAGGATACCTATCACTAAAGCGGGCCGTCCAGCCTGCCATTGCCAGCACCCTGATGCTACAGATGGAGCATGAGAGGGAGACCGGCAACCTGAGCAGGTGTCTGAAGCTGGCCCGGGAGAGGGAGGAGCTGGAGAGAAAGCTACGGAAGTACACACTGGAGAGGAACGCTACTTTAGATGGGAAGAGCAAGAGACCAGGCATAGAtgaggagagttggagagagacagaaaaatgtGATCCCATATGGAAACCTCAGGAAAGCACCTCCCTACAAAATCACCCCCATCACTGTCATCCCCAGGCCAACTGGGGGAGCTCTAGCATGGCCAAAAGGCCCTTGTCCCCATCTTATATTCACTGGGAGGCCAGCCCTCTCACCTCAGCCACCAGCCTGGTCGCAGCCCTTCACACCACCTCTGAGAGGACAGTGACCCTCCACTGTGACCCTGCAGTCACTCAATGTCCCTCTTGGTCACCTGTCACACAACACCACCTCAGGGCTAAGAGAGCAGAGGGTCACTCTAAGAGGAGGGTGAGTCACCAGCCACTAGAGAGGCAAAAAGGGAAAGAAGCTGCGAGTTTCAAGACACACACAGGGCTTTGTGATACTACTCACATGTCAACAGAGTTGAAGGGAGATGACTCAGAGTCACATGAATGGAACAGCAAGAGCAATCAATTCCATTCCAATGGCAGAATTTCACACAAGTCTAAGCCAGATGTCTCTGTCAACAAAGTGCATGGTGTATGGAAAGTGGCGTTAGCAAGGTCACAGCCATTTGAAAAGCCATCTCAACACACAGTGTTGGATCTCTCAGACTGTATAGAGATGAGTGTGGATGAACCAGAAGGCTCAGTTGATCCTCCTACAAATCCCATAATGCTCCAGAGCCTATTGGCAGAGAAAGACCACAGAGGACCGCAAACCACAAAAAAAGACCGCAGAGGCCATCCATTGGACCGCAAAAAGAGCCCAGTACCTAGAGAGGAGCGGGAGAAGTGGCACAGGAGATCACCTCGGGGCAGAAGCCCAACTACCATTCAGCCTCCCAGGCCTGTGCTCAGGAAGGCCCTCAGTCTAGGATGCTCTCAGAACGGGGACGACCGCCACCACCAGCGCAGCCACAGTCTAGATTCCAGAAGACAATCCCAAGGTAACTTCCTGACGCCTGACGCCCGGGTCGACTCTCGCAGCCATGAGAActgttcctctcctttctccttccgACCAGacactgtgttctgggaaccgGAATTCACCTCAGCTCCTGAGACCAACCACACAGAGGCCCCCACTGCcttcccacctccccctcctcccccccaggACCTCCAGCCTCCCAGCAAGGCCCCACAGCAGCTTTATGAAGCATACAAGGGTAATGTGCACATCCCAAATGTAAGAAAATTGGTGCTGAAGAGACAGCAGCCGCTCCCCCCAACCCCTCCTCCAGTGCCTTCGGGCCCCATCCACCCACCCCACAACCCTTGCAAAAAGGCCTCCATCTTCCCAGACGCCTCCAGGTGGCCCATCACCTACCAGGAGGCCCTGAGGTCTGTGCAGCGCATGGAGGCCAGGAAGAATGCCTCTCTCTCCAGGGACCACAGGGAGCaccccagaccatcagactgtagaGGCAGAGCTACAGCTCCCTCCCTGCTCAGAGGTTACAGCTGGCCCGCACCCCTTCACACCTCTCAGCCGtcccaggaggaggagaagcaggaagaggtggtagaagaggaggaggaaggagaggagaggtatgggggGCATGAAATGGAGCTGGAGATTGGGAGGTATCATCGGGGAGTTCCAGACTCAGGGGGGAGCTACAGTAGCTATGCCAGCCAGAGCAGTGGCAGGGGGAGTCTGGAGCCTCCCAATGGGCGCATGTCCATCCGCCTGTCCCCAACCCTCACCAGCTCTCCTGAGACCATCGAGGAGATACAGGGGAACACAGAGGAGACACATCTACAGGATATGGAGGCATTGAAAGG GAGAAAGGCCTCAGTGGATAAGAATTATGAGTGGGACTCAACTAATGTGTCCATTCAGCCAGGAGATCAAGACCTTGAAGGCACAA GCCTGTTCTCCTCAGTGAGTCTACTGAAGTCTACTCCCAGCATGCACCATTCCAGGAAAGGCCTCAAAGAGTCCGTCCAATTCCAGGGTCATCACCATGAGACCAGCCGCTACTCAGAGCCCGAGCCAGAGACTGTGCTGTTCTGA